A segment of the Desulfofundulus kuznetsovii DSM 6115 genome:
TGGGACTGCGGATGGTTCTCACCAAACCGGCAATATCTACATTCATCGGACAATGGAAAGTGCAACGCCCGCACATTGTACAGGCCCATATAAAAGTAGAGGCAAGCACCTCGTCTCGCATCCCCAGGACTACCTGGCGGATAAACTTGCGCGGGTCTGCATGATCGTGCACTCCGTTATAGGGGCAGCCGGCACTGCACATGCCGCAGGTGAGGCAGTTGTATAAATCCGCCGGGTCCTTGTCCGTCCTGAATTTGGAGACAACCTCGCTCATGAAGGTTGGGTCCAGCTTGCTGGCCGCTATTGCTTCCACGCGGCTTCCTCCCCCCGCAAAATCTTATGGTTATTATCATAACTTTATCAAAGGCCTGTACTTACGAGCAAACGTTAATTATGGCCATTACCTTCCTTTTTCGAACAATATTGCGATTTTATGCTCAAATTTAAAGGGAATGGGATATTTCTGAACACACGGGCGATTTAACTGGTGAACCCTGTGCAAAAGCAACTTGCAGCTTCCGGAGATTTTGTCCGCCCGGGTAGGTCACCGATACCGTTCCCCAACAGTTGACTGCAGAAGCAATGAGTGCTACAGTTAGCCTAGAGAAGTCATGTGTTAATCTAATTGCAGGGGTGCATAGGGTGATGGTTAAAATAACCGTTCTAAGCGAAAATACCGTGGGCGTACCCCGGGGTTTGACGGGAGAATGGGGGTTGGCCCTGCTGGTGGAAACGGCCGGAACAAAGATTCTTTTGGACACCGGTGAACGGGGAAATATCCTGGCCAACGCCGCCGCCCTGGGGATAAACCTGCGGGAGGTAGACGCCCTGGTAATGAGCCACGGCCATTACGATCACAGCGGGGGCATGCGGGATTTCCTGCGCCTGCGGGGCCGCTTGCCCGTCTACGTTCATCCCGACTTTTTTGCCCTGCACTACGTTTCCCAGCCCCGGGAACAATACATCGGGGTGCCCTACTGCCGGGAGGAACTGGAAAGCCTGGGGGCCGATTTCATCTTTGAACAGGAACCGCAGCAAATCGCGCCCGGCCTGTGGGTCAGCGGTGAGGTCCCGCGCAAGACCACTTTCGAAAAGGGAGACAGCCGCCTCTTTGCCCTGGAAAACGGTAACAAGGTGGCAGACCCCTTCCGGGACGACATGAGCCTGTACTGTGTCACCGGGGAAGGAGTGGTGATAATCCTGGGGTGCGCCCATGCGGGGGTGGTAAATATCGTGGAACACGCCCGGCAGGTAACCGGCGTCGACCGCATATACGGCATCATCGGCGGTACCCACCTGGGCCCGGCGACTAAAGAGCAACAGGAGGCCACCATTGCTTATCTGAAAAACCTGGACTTAAAGTTCCTGGCAGCCA
Coding sequences within it:
- a CDS encoding MBL fold metallo-hydrolase: MVKITVLSENTVGVPRGLTGEWGLALLVETAGTKILLDTGERGNILANAAALGINLREVDALVMSHGHYDHSGGMRDFLRLRGRLPVYVHPDFFALHYVSQPREQYIGVPYCREELESLGADFIFEQEPQQIAPGLWVSGEVPRKTTFEKGDSRLFALENGNKVADPFRDDMSLYCVTGEGVVIILGCAHAGVVNIVEHARQVTGVDRIYGIIGGTHLGPATKEQQEATIAYLKNLDLKFLAANHCTGLPVAARLAAIFGSVFHFAPAGASFTLPLEEGGGK